In the candidate division TA06 bacterium genome, CGGTAAACAATTCGGATTGGTCCTCCCGCCGGCCCGTCATTTCAAAGGTCAAACTTCCTTTCTGCTCAAGCTCTTTCAACTTTTCCATCAGAACCCCGCTGTTTTTGGCTTCGGACATCAGTCCCCTCAGTTCACTGCGGCTGGAGTTGGCAGAAGATCCCTTTTTGACTCCCCCCATCCTGCCGGCGGCGGCGTTGGCGTAAATAAAATTGCCGTTCAAGTCGTGGGCCACCACCGCATCGTTAACCTCATCCAGCAGACGAGCCTTAAGCTCAGTGTCCGTCTTCAGCTGCTTTTGTTTCACCAGCATACTTTGGGCCAGGTACCCAAAGACAACAAATAACGACCCCACCAAAAGCCGGAAATATACCTCCATCGGTTCTGGTGCCAGTAACTGGCCGATCATGGTGCCCTCGTTAAAGAACAAAGCGTCTATCATTATGTCCACCAGCCAAAACCCCGCGGCAAACATTACGCCGATGGCTGTCAGATGTTCAAAGACAAATGATAAATTTATTTTATTTTTAGAGTTCATGATATTCTCTCCCGGACCGTTTTAGGGATCCGTAATTAATTGTATTTTTCCGAATAGACCTTCGATGCTTTTCAAATGACGCAAGCGGTTAAAACCCAGACGTATATTGTGATCCGTAGATTATTGATTTATTGATATTTTAGTGTATTTCGTGGGGAAAAGTTCTGATCCACTGTAAACTATTCCGCTTCGTTCCGTTCGGCATGAATTCTATATATTTCCTCAAAGGCCTGGTGCCTTTTTCTGAACACTTCAATTATGCCTGGATCAAAATGCCCGGGACGGGAACGGTCATCGCCCTCGGTCAGTATGCTTAAGGCCTGCTTATGATCCATCTCCGGCTTATAGGTCCGCAGGCTGCGGATGGCGTCGTACTGGTCCACCACGCTGGCAATGCGCCCGGCCAAAGGTATTTTTTCCCCGGCCATGCTTTGGGGATAACCGCTGCCGTCCCAACGCTCGTGGTGGGTCAGGGCTATCTGCTGGGCCAGATCAAGGATCTCGGACTGTGATCCTGTTAGTATCCGGCTGCCGATGGTGGTATGCTCCTTCATCACCGCCCATTCTTCAGTGGTCAGGGGTCCGGGTTTTAGCAGGATGGAATCGGGAATCCCCACTTTGCCTATGTCGTGCATGGGCATGGCGTAGTACATTGTCTCGGCAAAGTCCTTATCCAACCCCAGTTCCAATGCCAGGGTCTTGGCGTAGTGGCTGGTGCGGCGGATGTGGTTGCCGGTATGCCCGTCCTTGTACTCGGCCGCCAGGGTCAGCCGGAATATGGTGTCTATGTATCCGTCCTTGATCTTGTCAAAGGCCTGATCCCTCTGCAACAGTGCATTCTCCAGTTTTACGGTCCGCTCCTTCACCTGCTGTTCCAGGGTCAGGCTGTAGTTCTTCAAAAAATCGTGGTATTCCTTGATGTTCAGGTTGTTCTTTATCCTCAGCGACAGCTCCTGCACATCCACCGGCTTGGTGATGAAATCGTTGGCCCCGCAGGCTATTCCCTTAAGTTTGTCCTCCCGCGAACTGGCCGCCGTCACCATGATGATCGGAATGTAGGAGGTGGCGGGATCGCTTTTCAGTTTCCGGGTGGCCTCAAACCCATCCATTTCAGGCATTATTACATCCATCATTACCAGGTCCGGATTCTGGGATAAAGCCAGATCCACCGCCTGCCGTCCGTTCAGCGCAGTCAGACAGTCGTACCCCATTTTGCGGCAAAGCATCTTGAGGAGATTCAGATTGGTTTCTTCGTCATCCACCAATAATATTTTGGGTAGTTCGCTCATTTTTCCCATACCTGCTGTTTAATCACCGGCCAATAATGTCTCTTTTTTAGTCTTTTCGGCATCTGCGGCCAATAATTATTTTCCTGTTATCCTTAAAAATGGAGGTGTAACCAGGTCAGGGTTCCCCGATCAGTTTCTTCACTTTGGCCAGCAGCTGTCCCTTGTCAAAAGGCTTGGACATGTATTCGTCGGCCTCGGTGTGGTAGCGTTTCAGCGGCTCCAGTACGCTTTCCTTGACGGTCATCAGCATGTATTTTACCCCGTCCAAACTGCGGCGGTCACGCACCCATTCCAAAAGCTGCAGCCCGTCCATATTGGGCATCACCAGGTCGGCTATCACCAGGTCCGGTTTCTGGTCTTCTATCAGTTTAAGCGCCTGGCTTCCGTCGCTGGCCCACAGCACCTGGTACCCTTGGCGATTCAAAAGAAGGGCGGCCGTTTCGGCCAGCACCGCTTCGTCGTCCACTATCAGAACTTTTTTCATGGTCACTCCCTGTTCTTTGGGGCGTAGGACTTGGAGCTGATGCCGTATTCCCTCAGTTTCAGCTGCAGGTTCTGGCGGGCGATCTCGGCCATCTCGGCCGCCCGGGTAACATTGCCCCCGGTAAGTTTAAGCAGGCCCATGATGTAGCGTTTTTCATATTCGTCCCGGGCCTGGCGCAGTGGCTTGTCTATCATCAGCGATACTTCCTCGGTGCGGGTACCCGTCCGGCGCTGGGGAAAGTCCTCCAACCCGATCATTTTCCCGGTGCACAACGCCACTCCATGCTCCACAGCGTTCTCAAGTTCCCTCACATTACCAGGCCAGTCGTGCCGCAACAGATGATCAGCGGCCTCCGGAGTAAACCCTTCTATGATTTTTTCCTGTTCGGTGCTGTATTTCTTTAAAAAATGATGAGCCAGAAGCATTACGTCATCGCGCCGGTCCCGCAAAGGCGGCAGTTTTATCTGGATGACATTCAGCCGGTAGAACAAATCCTCCCGAAAAAGTCCTTTCTTGACAGCCTCCTCCAGGTTCTGGTTGGCGGCGGCTATCACCCGCACATCCACCTCGGTGGGAACGGTGCTGCCCAGGGGATAATACACGCCTTCCTGCAGCGCCCGCAGCAGTTTGACCTGCAGGGACATCGGCATGGTGCCTATCTCGTCCAGAAAGATGGTACCCTTATCGGCGGTCTTGAACAGACCTTCCTTACTGCCGTTGGCTCCGGTAAAAGCGCCCTTGGCGTAGCCAAACAATTCCGATTCCAACAGGGTCTCGGGGATCCCCCCGCAGTTGATAGGCACGAACTTGGCACTCTTGCGTTTGCTGTTGAAGTGCACCGCCCGGGCCGCCAGCTCCTTGCCGGTGCCGGATTCACCCAGTATCAGCACCGTGGTCTTGGTCTCGGCTATCTTGCGGATGGTGCCAAACACCGCCATCATTGGCCGGCTCTTGGCCACTATGTTCTCAAATCCGTAACGTTCGTTCAGGGTCTGCTGCAGGTATTTGTTCTCGGCCAGCAGGTTCTTCCTTTCCGCCGCCTGGGCTACGGATAAAAGCACTTGGTCGGCGTGGAGCGGCTTTTGCAGATAATCGTACACCCCGGCCTTGACGGCCTTGACCGCATCCTCTATGCTGGCATGTCCGGTGATCACTATCACCGGTATATCGGGATCGATCTCTTTAATTTTGGGGATCACATCCAGACCCCAGGCGTCGGGGAGGCGCATATCCAGCAGCACCAGGTCCGG is a window encoding:
- a CDS encoding PAS domain S-box protein, which codes for MNSKNKINLSFVFEHLTAIGVMFAAGFWLVDIMIDALFFNEGTMIGQLLAPEPMEVYFRLLVGSLFVVFGYLAQSMLVKQKQLKTDTELKARLLDEVNDAVVAHDLNGNFIYANAAAGRMGGVKKGSSANSSRSELRGLMSEAKNSGVLMEKLKELEQKGSLTFEMTGRREDQSELFTEVHASLMNMEGKTIVLSVARDVTQRHQQEQARNSLLKELQTALGKIKTLRGLIPICANCKKIRNDEGFWQQVEEYVSEHTEADFTFGICEDCLGKLYPEFSGGKGKDGHKRWHKNDK
- a CDS encoding response regulator, which produces MKKVLIVDDEAVLAETAALLLNRQGYQVLWASDGSQALKLIEDQKPDLVIADLVMPNMDGLQLLEWVRDRRSLDGVKYMLMTVKESVLEPLKRYHTEADEYMSKPFDKGQLLAKVKKLIGEP
- a CDS encoding sigma-54-dependent Fis family transcriptional regulator, with protein sequence MSQKPSYKVLIIDDDQSICLILLQILGSAGYQTSSANSAEAGLKAVSEVQPDLVLLDMRLPDAWGLDVIPKIKEIDPDIPVIVITGHASIEDAVKAVKAGVYDYLQKPLHADQVLLSVAQAAERKNLLAENKYLQQTLNERYGFENIVAKSRPMMAVFGTIRKIAETKTTVLILGESGTGKELAARAVHFNSKRKSAKFVPINCGGIPETLLESELFGYAKGAFTGANGSKEGLFKTADKGTIFLDEIGTMPMSLQVKLLRALQEGVYYPLGSTVPTEVDVRVIAAANQNLEEAVKKGLFREDLFYRLNVIQIKLPPLRDRRDDVMLLAHHFLKKYSTEQEKIIEGFTPEAADHLLRHDWPGNVRELENAVEHGVALCTGKMIGLEDFPQRRTGTRTEEVSLMIDKPLRQARDEYEKRYIMGLLKLTGGNVTRAAEMAEIARQNLQLKLREYGISSKSYAPKNRE
- a CDS encoding response regulator; translation: MSELPKILLVDDEETNLNLLKMLCRKMGYDCLTALNGRQAVDLALSQNPDLVMMDVIMPEMDGFEATRKLKSDPATSYIPIIMVTAASSREDKLKGIACGANDFITKPVDVQELSLRIKNNLNIKEYHDFLKNYSLTLEQQVKERTVKLENALLQRDQAFDKIKDGYIDTIFRLTLAAEYKDGHTGNHIRRTSHYAKTLALELGLDKDFAETMYYAMPMHDIGKVGIPDSILLKPGPLTTEEWAVMKEHTTIGSRILTGSQSEILDLAQQIALTHHERWDGSGYPQSMAGEKIPLAGRIASVVDQYDAIRSLRTYKPEMDHKQALSILTEGDDRSRPGHFDPGIIEVFRKRHQAFEEIYRIHAERNEAE